Proteins co-encoded in one Alphaproteobacteria bacterium PA2 genomic window:
- the yajC gene encoding preprotein translocase subunit YajC, with product MFATPAFAQTTAGAAPGIAGLPEPFGSLLFFVPLFVLFYFLMIRPQQQRMKAHQAMVSGVKRNDTVVLNSGVIGKVVRVEDKEIGLEIAQGVSVKVVKAMIAEVRTRGEPAAAANDAKV from the coding sequence ATGTTCGCCACCCCTGCTTTTGCCCAGACGACCGCCGGCGCCGCCCCGGGAATTGCTGGCCTGCCCGAGCCCTTCGGCTCGCTGCTGTTCTTCGTTCCGCTGTTTGTGCTTTTCTACTTCCTGATGATCCGTCCGCAGCAGCAGCGGATGAAGGCCCATCAGGCCATGGTTTCGGGCGTGAAGCGCAATGACACCGTGGTCCTGAACTCGGGCGTCATCGGCAAGGTGGTTCGCGTCGAAGACAAGGAAATCGGTCTGGAAATCGCCCAGGGCGTTTCGGTCAAGGTCGTCAAGGCGATGATCGCCGAAGTCCGGACCCGTGGTGAGCCTGCCGCCGCCGCCAACGACGCCAAGGTCTAG
- a CDS encoding AAA family ATPase yields MTSDLKPVLERIAQALERMAPPPPAPADFSSARLFRHDAATGVFRSAPDYPLALDSLVGVDRQKERFLENLRRFAAGLPANHVLLWGVRGTGKSSLAKAAFMTAALEAPVLKLVEVDRDEITALPDLFDALRVRNERFLVLCDDLSFEEGADAAKALKSALEGGVSGPPANVLFVATSNRRHLMPRGHDEARGLIATAEDAEEEISVSDRFGLWIGFPPMDQPTYLAAVAAYAERHDLKVENLERRALQWAQLRGGRSGRVAWQFIRDLAGELGKSLPL; encoded by the coding sequence ATGACATCTGACCTCAAACCCGTCCTTGAGCGCATTGCGCAGGCCCTGGAACGCATGGCGCCGCCACCTCCGGCACCGGCTGACTTCAGTTCCGCCCGCCTGTTCCGCCATGACGCCGCGACTGGCGTCTTCCGGTCGGCCCCGGACTATCCCCTTGCCCTGGACAGTCTGGTGGGGGTGGATCGCCAGAAGGAAAGGTTCCTCGAGAACCTCAGAAGATTCGCCGCGGGCCTCCCTGCCAACCACGTCCTGCTGTGGGGCGTGCGCGGTACTGGCAAGAGTTCGCTTGCCAAGGCCGCCTTCATGACAGCGGCCTTGGAAGCGCCCGTCCTGAAGCTTGTGGAAGTCGACCGGGACGAGATCACCGCCCTGCCCGACCTGTTCGACGCCCTGCGTGTCCGCAATGAGCGATTCCTCGTCCTGTGCGATGATCTCTCCTTCGAAGAAGGCGCCGACGCCGCAAAGGCGCTGAAATCTGCGCTTGAGGGCGGGGTTTCCGGCCCTCCTGCCAATGTCCTCTTCGTGGCCACCTCCAACCGCCGGCACCTCATGCCCCGGGGTCATGACGAAGCCCGCGGCCTGATCGCCACCGCCGAGGACGCCGAAGAGGAAATCAGCGTCTCGGACCGCTTCGGCCTGTGGATCGGCTTCCCACCCATGGACCAGCCCACCTATCTGGCGGCGGTGGCGGCCTATGCAGAGCGGCACGATCTGAAGGTTGAAAACCTGGAGCGTCGCGCCCTACAGTGGGCCCAACTGCGTGGCGGCCGGAGCGGCCGTGTCGCCTGGCAGTTCATCCGGGATCTGGCGGGAGAACTGGGCAAGAGCCTGCCCCTCTAG
- a CDS encoding acetyl-CoA acetyltransferase translates to MREAVIVSYARTGLAKSGRGGFNITPPMSMAAHAIKHAVERSGVEKDFVEDCYLGNNAHGAANIGRQAALLAGMPVTTAGVSVNRFCSSGLQTIAMAANHIRGDGADCVVAGGVESISIPGGGMGREAIDPELANIAPAIFMAMIDTADIVAERYKVSREYQDEYSLQSQQRMAAAQQAGKFADEIVPMKTKMKVVNKETKEESIVDYTVDRDECNRPDTNLAGLSKLEPVKGAGKFITAGNASQLSDGAAAVVLMEAKEAERRGLTPMGRFVSWAVAGCEPDEMGIGPVFAIPKLLKRQGLTVDDIDIWELNEAFASQCLYSRDKLGIDPAKYNVNGGSIAIGHPFGMTGARLTGHILQEGKRRGAKWGVVTMCIGGGQGGAGLFEIY, encoded by the coding sequence ATGCGTGAAGCTGTCATCGTTTCCTATGCCCGCACCGGGCTGGCCAAATCCGGCCGCGGCGGATTCAACATCACCCCGCCGATGAGCATGGCGGCCCACGCCATCAAGCACGCCGTCGAGCGTTCCGGCGTGGAAAAAGACTTCGTTGAAGACTGCTACCTCGGCAACAACGCCCACGGCGCCGCCAATATCGGCCGCCAGGCCGCCCTTCTGGCCGGCATGCCCGTGACCACGGCGGGCGTCTCGGTCAACCGTTTCTGCTCGTCAGGCCTTCAGACCATCGCCATGGCCGCCAACCACATCCGTGGCGACGGCGCCGACTGCGTTGTGGCCGGTGGTGTGGAAAGCATCTCCATTCCCGGCGGCGGCATGGGCCGTGAAGCCATTGACCCGGAACTGGCCAATATCGCCCCGGCCATCTTCATGGCCATGATCGACACCGCCGACATCGTGGCCGAACGCTACAAGGTCAGCCGCGAATACCAGGACGAATACTCTCTGCAGTCCCAGCAGCGCATGGCCGCCGCCCAGCAGGCCGGCAAGTTCGCCGACGAAATCGTCCCGATGAAGACCAAGATGAAGGTGGTCAACAAGGAGACGAAGGAAGAGTCCATCGTCGACTACACCGTCGACCGAGACGAATGTAACCGCCCCGACACCAACCTGGCGGGCCTCTCCAAGCTGGAACCCGTCAAGGGCGCCGGCAAGTTCATCACCGCCGGCAATGCCAGCCAGCTGTCCGACGGCGCCGCCGCTGTGGTGCTGATGGAAGCCAAGGAGGCCGAGCGTCGCGGCCTGACCCCCATGGGCCGTTTCGTGTCCTGGGCCGTCGCCGGCTGCGAGCCTGACGAAATGGGCATTGGCCCGGTCTTCGCCATCCCCAAGCTGCTGAAGCGCCAGGGCCTGACCGTCGATGACATCGACATCTGGGAGCTGAATGAAGCCTTCGCCAGCCAGTGCCTCTATTCCCGCGACAAGCTGGGCATTGATCCGGCCAAGTACAACGTCAATGGCGGCTCCATCGCCATCGGCCACCCCTTCGGCATGACCGGCGCCCGTCTGACAGGTCACATCCTGCAGGAAGGCAAGCGTCGCGGCGCCAAGTGGGGCGTGGTGACCATGTGTATCGGCGGCGGCCAGGGCGGCGCCGGCCTCTTCGAGATCTACTAG
- the fadH gene encoding NADPH-dependent 2,4-dienoyl-CoA reductase (catalyzes the formation of trans-2- enoyl-CoA from 2,4-dienoyl-CoA) codes for MATSARYPLLFSPLDLGHVRLKNRAIMGSMHTGLEDIPGGYERQAAYFAERARGGVGMIITGGISPNTDPGARGRLATAEDAAQHRIVTTAVHAADPDVKICLQILHAGPLSRGDECVAPSAVRSRISPQVPHELDDAGIEKQFSDFANCASRAKEAGYDGVEIIGSAGYLLSTFLVEKTNRRTDQWGGPFENRMRFPVEIVRRVREAVGPDFIVIFRIAAMDMLEGGMAWDEVVTLGKAIETAGASIISTHFCWHEAPVPTIATMVPRAAFTQVTGRLRKLLNIPVITSNRINMPDVAETVLARGDADLVSMARPMLADPDLVKKALEGREDEINTCIGCNQACLDHTFTGRLTSCLVNPRACNETLLNYEPALSPKTIAVVGAGPAGLAYATVAAERGHRVTLFEGSGEIGGQFNLAKRIPGKEEFYETLRYYGRRLEVLKVDVRLNTRVDAAGLKGMGFDEIVLATGIEPRTPDIPGADHPMVVGYIDVITGKARVGKKVAIIGAGGIGFDVAELISHSGPSGATDIEVFAKEWGIDFKNHPRGGVTGVVPQVAKADREVILMQRKADALGKTLGRTTGWTHKATLQRRGIQMVAGVEYEKIDDQGLHTLVGGEPKLFDVDTVILCAGQLPLRAVYEDLEAMGVKATLVGGAFEASELDAKRAIDQASRLAAAV; via the coding sequence ATGGCGACTTCCGCACGTTACCCCCTGCTGTTCTCGCCCCTGGACCTTGGCCATGTGCGCCTGAAGAACCGGGCCATCATGGGCTCCATGCACACCGGCCTGGAAGACATTCCCGGCGGCTATGAACGCCAGGCCGCCTATTTCGCTGAACGCGCCCGTGGGGGCGTCGGCATGATTATCACCGGCGGCATTTCTCCCAACACCGATCCCGGCGCCCGGGGCCGGCTGGCGACGGCTGAAGATGCTGCACAACACCGGATCGTCACCACGGCCGTTCACGCCGCCGATCCCGACGTGAAGATCTGTCTGCAGATCCTGCACGCGGGCCCCCTGTCGCGGGGCGATGAATGCGTCGCCCCCTCGGCTGTCCGCTCCCGCATCAGCCCCCAGGTACCCCACGAACTGGACGACGCCGGCATCGAGAAGCAGTTCTCCGACTTCGCCAACTGCGCCAGCCGCGCAAAGGAAGCCGGCTATGACGGGGTCGAGATCATCGGCTCGGCCGGATACCTGCTCTCGACCTTCCTCGTGGAAAAGACCAACCGGCGCACCGACCAGTGGGGCGGCCCCTTCGAGAACCGCATGCGATTCCCGGTGGAGATTGTCCGTCGGGTCCGTGAGGCCGTCGGCCCCGACTTCATCGTCATCTTCCGCATCGCCGCCATGGACATGCTTGAAGGCGGCATGGCCTGGGATGAGGTCGTCACCCTGGGCAAGGCCATCGAAACTGCGGGCGCCAGCATCATCAGCACCCACTTCTGCTGGCATGAGGCCCCCGTCCCGACCATCGCCACCATGGTGCCCCGCGCCGCCTTCACCCAGGTGACCGGCCGTCTGCGCAAGCTGCTGAACATTCCGGTCATCACCAGCAACCGTATCAACATGCCCGACGTGGCCGAGACGGTCCTGGCCCGGGGCGACGCTGATCTGGTCTCCATGGCCCGGCCCATGCTGGCCGACCCGGACCTGGTGAAGAAGGCCCTGGAGGGCCGCGAGGACGAGATCAACACCTGCATCGGCTGCAACCAGGCCTGCCTCGACCACACCTTCACCGGCAGGCTGACCAGTTGCCTGGTCAATCCAAGGGCCTGCAATGAGACCCTGCTCAACTACGAACCAGCCCTTTCCCCCAAGACCATCGCAGTGGTCGGCGCCGGGCCTGCGGGCCTGGCCTACGCCACCGTGGCCGCCGAGCGCGGTCACAGGGTCACCCTGTTTGAGGGATCAGGCGAAATCGGCGGCCAGTTCAACCTGGCCAAGCGCATTCCAGGCAAGGAAGAGTTCTACGAGACCCTGCGCTATTACGGCCGCCGCCTCGAAGTCCTGAAGGTCGACGTGCGCCTGAACACCCGGGTGGACGCCGCCGGCCTGAAGGGCATGGGCTTTGACGAGATCGTCCTGGCCACCGGCATCGAACCCCGCACACCGGACATTCCCGGCGCGGACCATCCGATGGTGGTCGGCTATATCGACGTCATCACCGGCAAGGCCAGGGTCGGCAAGAAGGTCGCCATCATCGGCGCGGGCGGCATCGGCTTCGATGTGGCTGAGCTGATCAGCCATTCCGGTCCTTCGGGCGCGACCGACATCGAGGTCTTCGCGAAGGAATGGGGCATCGACTTCAAGAACCATCCCCGGGGCGGCGTCACCGGCGTGGTCCCCCAGGTGGCCAAGGCCGATCGCGAGGTCATCCTCATGCAGCGCAAGGCCGATGCCCTGGGCAAGACCCTGGGCCGCACCACCGGCTGGACCCACAAGGCCACGCTGCAGCGTCGCGGGATCCAGATGGTCGCCGGGGTCGAATACGAAAAAATCGACGATCAGGGCCTGCATACCCTGGTGGGCGGCGAGCCCAAGCTGTTCGACGTGGACACGGTCATCCTCTGCGCCGGCCAGCTGCCCCTCCGGGCGGTCTATGAGGACCTGGAGGCCATGGGCGTGAAGGCGACCCTGGTCGGCGGCGCCTTCGAAGCTTCCGAGCTGGACGCCAAGCGGGCCATTGATCAGGCCAGCCGTCTGGCGGCTGCGGTCTGA
- a CDS encoding nitronate monooxygenase: MKTAITEMFGVETPLVMGGMTGVGMGDLVASVANAGALGFLVAHMYPSGEALLAEIERIKTLTDKPFGVNLTLLPSINPIPYDAYREAIIESGIKIVETAGRTPIDHLPRFKETGVKVIHKCTSVRHAVSAVKHGCDVISIDGFECAGHPGEDDVGLIVLLPATVDAINVPVIASGGMADGRSLVAALALGAEGVNMGTRFCATQEAKIHQNVKEQIVANTERDTILVGRSLRNTSRVARNAVSEQVFEIQRDTTKTFAEVQELMAGARGRENVLRDGNMDGGIWTTGQSQALIHDIPTCADLVKNIMTQADEILAKRMRAFSA, encoded by the coding sequence ATGAAGACCGCCATCACCGAAATGTTCGGCGTCGAAACTCCCCTCGTCATGGGCGGCATGACCGGGGTCGGCATGGGCGATCTGGTGGCCTCCGTGGCCAATGCCGGCGCCCTGGGCTTCCTCGTCGCCCACATGTACCCGTCCGGTGAAGCCCTTCTGGCGGAAATCGAGCGGATCAAGACCCTCACCGACAAGCCCTTCGGCGTGAACCTGACCCTGCTGCCGTCGATCAATCCCATCCCCTATGACGCCTATCGCGAGGCCATCATCGAATCCGGGATCAAGATCGTCGAAACCGCCGGCCGCACCCCGATCGATCACCTGCCGCGCTTCAAGGAGACCGGCGTCAAGGTCATCCACAAGTGCACCTCGGTCCGTCACGCCGTCTCGGCCGTGAAGCATGGCTGCGACGTGATCAGCATTGACGGCTTTGAATGCGCCGGCCACCCCGGCGAAGACGATGTCGGCCTGATCGTTCTGCTGCCCGCCACGGTCGACGCCATTAATGTGCCGGTCATCGCCTCTGGCGGCATGGCCGACGGCCGCAGCCTTGTGGCGGCCCTGGCCCTTGGGGCCGAAGGCGTAAACATGGGCACGCGCTTCTGCGCCACCCAGGAAGCCAAGATCCACCAGAACGTGAAGGAACAGATCGTCGCCAATACCGAGCGCGACACCATCCTGGTGGGCCGATCCTTGCGCAACACCTCCCGGGTGGCGCGCAATGCGGTCTCCGAGCAGGTCTTTGAAATCCAGCGCGACACCACCAAGACCTTCGCCGAGGTTCAGGAACTGATGGCGGGCGCCCGTGGTCGCGAGAACGTCCTGCGGGACGGCAATATGGATGGCGGCATCTGGACGACCGGCCAGAGCCAGGCCCTGATCCACGACATCCCGACCTGCGCTGACCTGGTCAAGAACATCATGACCCAGGCCGACGAAATCCTGGCCAAGCGCATGCGGGCCTTCTCGGCCTAG
- a CDS encoding aspartate-semialdehyde dehydrogenase yields MTSRFSASRPPHVGIVGATGLVGEMMSLLLAERDFPLASLRLFASSRSAGSTLSWKGQAIVVEDAATADYAGLDIVFFSAGGSTSKALAPRVAAAGALVIDNSSAWRNDPQVPLVVSEVNPHALNNIPKGIVANPNCTTMAAMPVLKPLHLAAGLKRLTVSTYQAVSGGGVAGIDVLERQNRAVTASGAELARDGAAAGLTQPEKWAVPIAFNVVPLNYEVVEDGYTEEEIKLRDESRKILEIPGLPVSGTCVRVPVFTGHALSINAEFERPLSAQTALELLAAAPGVVIDEVPNPLAATGQDPVFVGRVRNDPTVPHGLAMFVAGDNLRKGAALNAVQVAEVFCFSPA; encoded by the coding sequence ATGACTTCCCGATTTTCAGCTTCCCGCCCCCCTCATGTGGGCATAGTCGGCGCCACCGGCCTTGTGGGCGAGATGATGAGCCTGCTTCTGGCCGAGCGGGATTTTCCCCTGGCGTCCCTGCGACTGTTTGCGTCGTCCCGGTCGGCGGGCAGCACCCTGAGCTGGAAGGGGCAGGCGATTGTGGTCGAGGACGCCGCGACGGCGGACTATGCCGGCCTGGACATTGTTTTCTTCTCGGCGGGCGGCTCGACGTCAAAGGCCCTGGCGCCCAGAGTCGCCGCCGCCGGCGCCCTGGTGATCGACAACAGTTCGGCCTGGCGCAATGACCCGCAGGTCCCTCTGGTAGTGTCCGAGGTCAATCCCCACGCCCTGAACAACATTCCCAAGGGCATTGTCGCCAATCCCAACTGCACCACCATGGCGGCCATGCCGGTCCTCAAGCCCCTGCACCTGGCGGCGGGTCTGAAGCGTCTGACGGTCAGCACCTATCAGGCGGTCTCCGGCGGCGGCGTCGCCGGGATCGATGTCCTGGAACGCCAGAACCGGGCTGTCACCGCCAGCGGCGCCGAGCTGGCCCGCGACGGCGCGGCGGCGGGGCTGACCCAGCCGGAAAAGTGGGCAGTCCCCATCGCTTTCAATGTCGTTCCGCTGAACTATGAGGTGGTCGAGGACGGCTATACCGAGGAGGAGATCAAGCTGCGGGACGAGAGCCGCAAGATCCTGGAAATTCCTGGCTTGCCGGTGTCCGGCACCTGTGTCCGGGTACCGGTCTTCACCGGCCACGCCCTGTCGATCAACGCCGAATTCGAGCGGCCCCTGTCGGCGCAGACCGCCCTGGAGCTCCTGGCTGCCGCACCCGGCGTGGTGATCGACGAGGTTCCCAATCCCCTGGCCGCCACCGGTCAGGATCCGGTCTTTGTCGGGCGGGTGCGCAATGATCCGACCGTGCCCCACGGCCTGGCCATGTTCGTGGCCGGGGACAACTTACGTAAGGGCGCCGCCCTGAACGCTGTTCAGGTGGCCGAAGTCTTCTGCTTCAGCCCGGCATAA
- a CDS encoding sugar transporter yields MTTADATHAGPKLSLWTKLSYGFGSVAVGVRENGLSYFLLLFYSQVMGLDARLAGLALTLGLVIDAFLDPIIGYVSDNFRSKWGRRHPFIYASIIPIALVYFLIWSPPTGLSQSGLFWWLLVTMGAVRLFYSVFEIPYAALAPELTKDYDQRTVLQSFTLFFAWFVGNFMSVFNFWLFGLFATATIKDGRFNPAAYHVYGMLASAIMFVAIAVTALGTHRHIPNLSQPPARENKTLGAIFRDIYETLVDKSFFSLFLSTLFGSIAGGLSAAMAFINYTYFWAFTNAQSGLMVTGVFISAIIGAVLAPIISRTIGKKRGAIIIGLIAFLGSPMLMVMRLFDLLPPNGSPVLFWTYFVVNVFDVGLIICYQTLVPSMMADLVEHAEVKTGRRSEGVFYAAAGFIRKLVAGSGVLIAGFIMAAAGLQKGADPASVSAETIWKLGAYYSPTIVALWMLMLLVLSTYTISREGHEENLRTIARNKASQGD; encoded by the coding sequence ATGACCACGGCCGACGCCACCCACGCCGGACCCAAACTCTCCCTGTGGACCAAGCTTTCCTACGGATTCGGCTCCGTCGCCGTCGGCGTCCGGGAAAACGGCCTCTCCTACTTCCTGCTGCTGTTCTACAGCCAGGTCATGGGACTGGACGCCCGCCTGGCGGGTCTGGCCCTTACCCTTGGCCTGGTCATTGACGCCTTTCTGGATCCGATCATCGGCTATGTGTCCGACAATTTCCGCTCGAAATGGGGACGTCGCCACCCCTTCATCTATGCCTCGATCATCCCGATCGCCCTGGTCTATTTCCTGATCTGGAGTCCGCCCACCGGGCTCAGCCAGTCAGGCCTCTTCTGGTGGCTGCTCGTCACCATGGGCGCTGTCCGCCTGTTTTATTCGGTCTTCGAGATCCCCTATGCCGCCCTGGCGCCGGAACTGACCAAGGACTACGACCAGCGCACGGTCCTGCAGTCCTTCACCCTGTTTTTCGCATGGTTCGTCGGCAACTTCATGTCGGTGTTCAACTTCTGGCTCTTTGGCCTGTTCGCCACGGCGACCATCAAGGATGGCCGTTTCAATCCCGCCGCCTATCATGTGTATGGAATGCTGGCCTCGGCCATCATGTTCGTCGCCATCGCCGTGACGGCCCTGGGCACCCACCGGCACATACCCAACCTCAGCCAGCCGCCAGCCCGGGAGAACAAGACCCTGGGGGCCATATTCCGCGACATCTACGAGACCCTGGTCGACAAGTCCTTCTTCTCGCTCTTCCTGTCGACCCTGTTTGGCTCGATCGCCGGCGGCCTGTCTGCGGCCATGGCCTTCATCAACTACACCTATTTCTGGGCCTTCACGAACGCCCAGAGCGGCCTGATGGTGACCGGCGTCTTCATCTCCGCCATCATCGGTGCGGTCCTGGCGCCCATCATTTCCCGGACCATTGGCAAGAAGCGTGGCGCCATCATCATTGGCCTGATCGCCTTCCTGGGTTCGCCCATGCTGATGGTCATGCGCCTGTTTGACCTCTTGCCGCCCAACGGCTCGCCGGTCCTGTTCTGGACCTATTTCGTGGTCAACGTTTTCGATGTCGGCCTGATCATCTGCTACCAGACCCTGGTGCCGTCCATGATGGCTGACCTGGTTGAGCATGCCGAGGTCAAGACCGGGCGGCGTTCAGAGGGGGTCTTCTACGCCGCAGCAGGCTTCATCCGGAAACTGGTGGCCGGAAGCGGCGTCCTGATTGCGGGCTTCATCATGGCCGCCGCCGGCCTGCAGAAGGGCGCAGATCCGGCGTCCGTGTCGGCTGAAACCATCTGGAAGCTGGGCGCCTATTACTCACCGACCATCGTCGCCCTCTGGATGCTGATGCTGCTGGTCCTGTCGACCTACACCATCAGCCGCGAAGGGCACGAGGAGAACCTGCGGACTATCGCCCGCAACAAGGCCTCGCAAGGCGACTAG
- a CDS encoding acyl-CoA dehydrogenase, translating into MEFGLSQEQVMLQASVERFLAEQGGLARTRKFIGDNEVRASDVLEGLAGLGIMGLIIPEEFGGVGLSFLDAAIVAEAMGRFVTPAPYVGTAVLAPLALMRAGSEAQKSHWLPRLAAGEVVAGVALSEATGPRGDAGVTLKDGKLSGTALFVIDYEADIYVLADREGGLHLVPANALGLTRIALKTIDGTRPTGELRLDGVSADALPGSSPVVLRELIDVGRVMFAADILGASQDMLDQAVAYSKERKQFERAIATFQAVKHMCAEMVAALEPCRAMVWYAAHALDALPDEASVTACHAKAHLSEVGTFVARRSTEVHGGMGFTDLVGLHYWFKRIGFDRQILGGPQTVREDAARLQGFAA; encoded by the coding sequence ATGGAATTCGGACTTTCCCAGGAACAGGTCATGCTTCAGGCCTCGGTGGAGCGCTTCCTCGCCGAGCAGGGCGGACTGGCGCGCACCCGCAAATTCATCGGCGACAACGAGGTCCGCGCCAGCGACGTCCTTGAGGGTCTGGCAGGCCTCGGGATCATGGGCCTGATCATCCCCGAGGAATTTGGCGGGGTCGGCCTGTCCTTTCTGGACGCGGCCATTGTGGCCGAGGCCATGGGCCGGTTTGTCACCCCGGCGCCCTATGTGGGAACCGCCGTCCTGGCGCCTCTGGCCCTCATGCGGGCCGGAAGCGAAGCCCAGAAGAGTCACTGGCTGCCCAGGCTGGCGGCCGGGGAGGTGGTGGCGGGAGTCGCCCTGTCCGAGGCCACCGGTCCCCGCGGCGACGCCGGCGTGACCCTCAAGGACGGGAAGCTCTCGGGAACAGCCCTGTTCGTCATCGACTATGAGGCTGACATCTACGTCCTTGCGGACCGGGAGGGCGGCCTGCACCTGGTTCCCGCCAATGCGTTGGGCCTGACCCGGATCGCGCTCAAGACCATAGACGGGACGCGACCGACCGGTGAACTGCGTCTTGACGGCGTAAGTGCTGATGCTCTTCCCGGAAGCAGTCCGGTGGTCCTGCGTGAGCTTATCGATGTGGGACGGGTGATGTTCGCCGCTGACATCCTGGGCGCGTCCCAGGACATGCTCGATCAGGCCGTCGCCTATTCCAAGGAACGCAAGCAGTTCGAGCGGGCCATCGCCACATTCCAGGCGGTCAAGCACATGTGCGCTGAAATGGTCGCCGCCCTCGAGCCCTGCCGGGCCATGGTCTGGTATGCGGCCCACGCCCTCGACGCCCTTCCGGATGAGGCTTCCGTGACCGCCTGCCACGCCAAGGCCCACCTGTCAGAAGTGGGAACCTTTGTGGCCCGGCGGTCGACTGAAGTGCACGGCGGCATGGGCTTCACCGACCTGGTGGGCCTGCACTACTGGTTCAAGCGCATAGGCTTTGACCGCCAGATCCTCGGCGGCCCCCAGACGGTCCGCGAAGATGCGGCCCGCCTGCAGGGTTTCGCCGCCTAG
- a CDS encoding acyl-CoA dehydrogenase, protein MDLSYSAEHEDFRRQTVAFIEANRHLAPRPGGPSALAWQALLIENGYAARTIPKAYGGYGAEPDILKSRIIAEEFARAQISPGMGGQGISMLVPTLLEMGTEEQKVQFIGPTLRGEMLWCQGYSEPNAGSDLASLATKGELVGEEWVINGQKIWTSTAHLAHWMFCLVRTEPDAAKHEGISFLLFSMETPGIEIRPLVDMTGAANFNEVFFTDVRVPQHQIVGRRGQGWQVANSILRHERGSLADPNTMLSRVNALADMMKTETLDGRPVMDNPIYRDRLMQIQGRVLAMRCNDLRLLSAAVNRQNPGVAAMVVKLQGTELRHELEALAIDVLGELGLLYGDTPRLRGHGSWQRDYMYFLGLIIGGGTSQIQKNIIAERGLGMPREAKLASA, encoded by the coding sequence ATGGACCTGTCCTATAGCGCCGAGCATGAAGACTTCCGGCGACAGACGGTGGCCTTCATCGAGGCCAACCGGCATCTGGCGCCGCGTCCCGGCGGCCCCAGCGCCCTGGCCTGGCAGGCCCTGCTGATCGAGAACGGCTATGCGGCCCGGACCATTCCAAAGGCCTATGGCGGCTATGGCGCCGAGCCCGACATCCTGAAGTCGCGGATCATCGCCGAGGAGTTCGCCAGGGCGCAGATTTCACCGGGCATGGGCGGGCAGGGGATCTCCATGCTGGTGCCCACCCTGCTGGAAATGGGCACGGAAGAGCAGAAGGTCCAGTTCATCGGTCCGACCCTGCGCGGGGAAATGCTCTGGTGTCAGGGCTATTCCGAGCCAAACGCCGGCAGTGACCTGGCCAGCCTGGCCACCAAGGGTGAGCTGGTCGGCGAGGAATGGGTGATCAATGGCCAGAAGATCTGGACCAGCACGGCCCATCTCGCCCACTGGATGTTCTGCCTGGTGCGGACCGAGCCTGACGCCGCCAAGCATGAGGGCATCAGCTTCCTGCTGTTTTCCATGGAAACCCCCGGCATCGAAATCCGCCCCCTGGTGGACATGACCGGCGCGGCGAACTTCAATGAGGTCTTCTTCACCGACGTCCGCGTTCCGCAGCATCAGATTGTCGGTCGCCGGGGTCAGGGCTGGCAGGTCGCCAATTCCATCCTGCGCCACGAGCGCGGCTCCCTGGCTGACCCCAACACCATGCTCAGCCGGGTCAACGCCCTGGCCGACATGATGAAGACCGAGACCCTCGATGGCCGGCCGGTCATGGACAATCCGATCTATCGCGATCGACTGATGCAGATCCAGGGCAGGGTCCTGGCCATGCGCTGCAACGACCTGCGCCTGTTGTCGGCTGCGGTGAACCGCCAGAACCCCGGCGTCGCCGCCATGGTGGTCAAGCTGCAGGGCACGGAACTGCGTCACGAGCTGGAGGCCCTGGCCATCGATGTCCTGGGTGAGCTGGGCTTGCTCTATGGCGATACGCCCCGCCTGCGCGGCCACGGCAGCTGGCAGAGGGATTACATGTACTTCCTGGGCCTGATCATTGGCGGCGGGACGTCGCAGATCCAGAAAAACATCATCGCCGAGCGCGGCCTGGGCATGCCCCGGGAAGCCAAGCTGGCCTCGGCCTGA